The region tttcacatattttttctcttatctctctcctttatttattttttagtacattagaaagataaattgcgtcAATTAATTTGTAGACTTTCCCCCTCTATTTTTCTGGTGGCTTATAGGGTGCAAGTGCACTCTAGGTTTTGCACCATGCAATAGcacccaaaaaaataaaaaaataagaaagttTACAAAAATAACCTTTTGgtcttcttccttctctccCTTCTCTCTGCCTCATCCGTGTCGGAGATATGAGAATAAAAACTCCACCGATGGAAACTCCGCCAACCGCTTCGTCGCGGTGGAGGCCGTGGTGGCTATGGGCGGCGTGGGTTTTCTGTTCGTTAGATCCCACTCCCACTACTCACTCCATCTTTTCCCCCTATCTTATGGTTATTCCAGATCTCAATTTCCTTCTCTTTATTCATGTGTTCTCTGTTTCAATTTGctccattttcttttcaaagctCCAATTTTGATCTGAATTTTGAGGTCCCTTGACAGTAATTTAAAACTAGCCTTGTGGGGTGGAATAAGTAAATGGAATCTGTCATAGTGAATTGTTGTGCGTTTTGTTATGCACCCTTGAATATCTTTGAAGAAGAGGACCTCCCTCAGTTGCAGGGGTGGCTTCTAGAGAAAATAGTACCGATGCATTTTGGTAAAAATAAAAGGGAGACAGAGGCGGCGGTTGCCACGGTGGAAGGATGGTCGGAGAGCGGCTTGATGGCGGAGAAGCCTCAGCAATAATGGTGAAGGAGGAGGAAAAGAGATTGAAGGAGACAAGGGTATTAATGTAAAAATCAAAACTATTatgattaattataattttcaaattaataGCATCTTAATAGAATATTCTATTTGTGTGGATATAAAGCTATCTTGCATGGTGCAAGATCTAAGAGGTATTGCATCTTAGACAACACCTATTTTTCTCATCACACATTATATTACTTGTCCCATTTCATTTATCTCGATCTATATCTCAGTAAAGAGCCAGGTGTGTGTAGGCATTTGCCATTGCAATATGTAATGGATAGATCACTATCAGATGTACCCAAAAAGATTACTATCAGTGAACGGCTTAAAAAGTTGAAATCTTTCTATCTCCATGAGAAATATCGTCACCTGTGACGCCAATGCAATAATACCCCCCAGTCAAACCTTGAAGATAAAGCAAAACACTCCTTCACTTCTTCGCTACTTCCCAACGGGTCCGGATCCTCTCCAGTGAAATTCTCTCAATTTTTCTCCAGTggacatttgtggcggtttttaaCCGCCACAAAAGTTTTCCATCTGCCACAAAATGCTGCTGAAAAAATTGACAGACTTTGTGGCAGCTGGAAACATTTTGTGGCGGtccaaaaccgccacaaatgtccACTGAGAGGATTTCACTGGAGAGGATCCCAGCCCACTTCCCAACCAACTTTCAGTAACTCAAATtattctcttttctctctcaacTTCCAACTTTGCTTTGCTTTATAACTAGAAGAACTCTTCTTAGTTCTTGCCCATCAACCATGTCTTAATTAATTCTTCAATTCCAAAGAAGCTTCCAACTTCCAACTCCAACACACTCAAATTCATTCAATTCAGCCATGCCTGAATCATCACCACAAACCCACCTCCTAGCCTATCCCTTCCCATCATCCGGCCACATCATCCCCCTCATCGACCTCACCAACACTCTCATCTCTCGCGGCATAAACGTCACCGTTTTGCTCACCCCATCCAACCAAACCTTACTCCCAACCAACCACTCCCCTCTCCTCCAAACCCTCATCCTCCCCGAACCTCACTTCCCTAACCCGAACCAAAAACGCCTCTACACCATCACCACCTTCATGCGCCAACACCACTACCCCATCATCCTTAACTGGGCCCACACCGCTTCACCACCGCCAACCGCCATCATCTCTGACTTCTTCCTCGCCTGGACACACCACCTCGCGGCTGACCTCCATATCCTCCGCCTCATCTTCTCCCCCTCCGGCGCCTACTCGCTCTGCATCTCGCTCTCTCTCTGGCGCGACCTGCCTCAAAACGACAACGCGGAAGACCAAAACCACGTCGTTTCGTTCTCCAATCTCCCGAATTCTCCAGTTCAACCATGGTGGCAGATCTCTACCTTGTTCAGAGACAAGAGAGGTGAACCGGAATGGGAAACTCACAGGGAGAACATGAACCTGAACCTTGAAGCTTGGGGTGTCGTTTTCAACTCGTTTGTCGAGTTGGAACAAGGTTACATTGATCACGTGAAGAAAGAATTAGGCCACGAAAGGGTTTGGGTTGTGGGCCCTCTTTTACTAGCTTCTGATACGACTGAATCGGAAGCCCAAGTATGCGGCGGGTCCAGCACTGTCCCGTGCGGCGATCTCACGGGATGGCTGGACTCGCGCGTGGACGGTTCGGTTGTGTACGTCTACTTTGGGAGCAGGACTTTCCTCACGACGTCGCAAATGGAGGTGTTAACACGCGCGTTGGAGCTGAGTGGGGTCCACTTTGTGTTATCGGTGAGGGAGCAGGGTACGGTGCCGTGTGGGTTTGCGGATCGGGTGCGGGAATGGGAACGGGGACTGGTGATTGAGGGATGGGCCCCGCAGGTGTTGGTGCTGAGTCATCGGGTGGTAGGAGCGTTCTTGACTCACTGCGGATGGAACTCGGTCCTTGAGGGGCTAGCTAGTGGGGTGGTGATGCTGACGTGGCCGATGGGTGCGGACCAGTTCACGAATGCAAAGCTGCTGGTGGATGAGATGGGTGTGGCGGTTCGGGCGGCAGAGGGGACGGTGGAAGTTCCGGATGCAAAGGAGTTTGCAAAGAGGATTGCAGGGGCGTTGGGGAGGACGGAGGTGAGGGTGCGAACTAAAGAGTTGAGAGAGGTTGTCGTGGGTGCGATTAAGAAAGGTGGGAGTTCTTATAACCAGTTGGATGGGTTTGTGAAGGAGCTCAATGAACTTAAGAATGAATGAGCAATTCACCATTTTAAAGAtatagataaaaaataaaattggaaaAGAGGTGGAGGTGTGTATAATTCAAAACTTCATTTTAAATTGtgttttattattaataataatttaaattgtcAAGGAGAAATATATCTATTATTTACACGAGTGACATTTGAAACCTCCTTGGCCCAATCAAGTAAAAGTGTTGAGAAATTAAGTAGTCCTATAAAAATCGGAGATTATGACTGTTCACTTATTTCATGTTCAATTGGTAAGAAAAAGTTAATGGATGGAATGTTATTGGTGTAAATATGTAGAATATGAGATTAAATTGAATATGTTCCAAGTTTAACATATTTATACTTTAAGTATTTGACCTATATGCTTCACTTACACATCATTTTGTGCCTCAATATACTTAATTTTTTACGGGAGAGTAATGGAAGAATCTATTTTTCACAATAGTAAAATAACTCGTTTCAAACATGAGAGACCCAAATGCACAAACACAACATATgaatgaccaaaagtgtaatTAAGTCTCTGGTTAAAAAcgataaaattaaaaatgagaTGACAACTCCAGTCCGGTGAGAATTATTGAATATGCTTTTAACCGACGGTGAAAGGGGGAGCAAGTCGGCTCAAGTTCCTTCACGAGCAAGGGAAACACTAAGCTGGGTTGCGGATGAGACTGAAGTGGCTTGATGGTGGAGCAGCATCGGAGGTATTTGTAGGGACTCTGATGCCTAAGTCAACAAGGGAAGAATGATGGTAACGCGAATGTAAAATGAGAATATTAGAACTTCCCTTTGATGTTGGATGGAGGTTGGTATTTATAGTGGTTGTGGGGTGGCACTAGTTGCTTGCTTGTAGAGAGTTGGATCCTATGCCCTGAGGTGGTGATCCTACGGTGGAGGGTAAGGTGGCAGGCCTGGCGTGCTCAGCGCGATGCAAGTCAATCGTCGCACTGTGGGCTTACTTTGTCGAGGGTGGTTACGAGAGGTCGCTTTTGTAACGTCAAAAGGCAATTAACAATCTGAACCCAGAAGGTCCCGTGTTGCGATATGACCGACCGACCGACTTGGTTGTGCTTGTGTCTAGGTGTGGACTACCGGGTGAGTGAGGGTGCATCTCGGCCGAGTGAAACTCCGGTGTCGGTGGTCCCTTGGCTCGGGATTCGAGCTTATCGAGATCAAGCTTGTGATGGGAACCGGTCCATTACGGTCGTCCCTCGGCTTGCCGAGGCCGAGCTATGCGATGAAAAGTCTGCAACAGTCTTTAGCCTTCTTAATCCTCGAAAGTGAAGAGATCTTGTAAGGGAGATACCTGTGTGCAACATGTTTTGTATGACTTTAAAACCATTTGTGCCAATCCTAATTGGCaatctaattttaaaaatagaaaatgaatccCTTCACATCTACTCTACTTGAATAGAGAGTGTGAAAGAATATTGTTCATAAGAGAAGTAGTCATCCTGTCCGTTCATTCCTTTCTTGCGTGACCCCACTCTCAGTCATTTAATTATGGCCGTTGATCTTTCCTTTATAGTGTTGGGCGGATTTTATTAGACAAGTCTGACTCGAATACCCTAAGCCCAGTAGTTCCTACGATCCTAATTCTCTCCGGTGGAGGGTATTTGTTTCGTGGAAGATGAAAATGGTGAACGGGAATAGTGGCTGGTGCGTCTTCTGTTCGGGTAATGACGTTTTCTTCTCACTGTTGTATGGGTTAGGTTGATAGTACTTGAAGTGTGTAAGTGTAGTGGGTAGAATTTTGCAGGAAGCGTGTTGAATTTGAATGGGGTAGTCGAGTTAGCCATATTGTGGATGATGAGAAGCGTGTTGTATTTGATGATGAGTGATGCAGAATTTCATCATAATGACATGTCTTTGTGTAGTCGATTTCGTCGTGTTAGGTGTCAGGGGAATGGATTAGGGTTAGTTTGTTGGACGAGATTGTGGAAGTACTGAATATCTGCGTGATATTGAGAGCAAGAGCAGAAAGAGTTATTGTTTGAGGATATTTTATGATGATCAGTGATGCAGAGTGACGAAATTTTGGTCAATCGATCCTGGGTTAGGTGAAAGTGAGTTGGATTAGGGTTAGGTTTTCAAGGAGATTGGGGAAGTGGTGACTATCTGTTGGCAGGAAGGATATCAAATTGAGAGAGAGTTCCTATTTGTGCTCCTGCTGAAGTTTCCTTAGATGTCAGGTCATATCAAGAGGGTTGGTATCCATTTTCATCCAGGCTGTATGTATGTTTTGttcatatatttaaatttaaatatcaattGTGACTGGTTTTCCTCTACAATTGTCTATAAATACAACCATTGTTTGTTGTCTATTTGCCTTTGCTTATCCATTCCTCTGTTTGCTTCTTGTCCTTTTGTCTGAGAATTAATTTCCAGCTCAATCTTAGTGATGGCTTACACCGCCGGTGCTAACAATCCTCTGCAAAGTTTAATCCCTCGAAGAGAAACCTAGAAAGTCAAGCCATCTCAAGtgttgatcttcaaggtaatgaCCTTGTGCTTTTTGAATGTTTGAAGCAAGCTGAAATCCTATTCCTGTAGAAGAAATTGATTACCATGCAACCAACATGTTATAGGTGTACCTGCTGCTACTTCAatctttaaattatttattaatgttTGGTTCAAAATTATGGGTGATCATGAAAGTGTGTTTTTCAATCAGTTTTAATTAAATTTGTTGTTAAATTTATTCTTTTATCCATATATTTTGCAGTCAGTTTCTTCTGAAAACCATGATCAAATTTGGTGTTAGATTCCTTCTCTTGAAGGTAAGAACTTAGAGTAGTAACCAGCTCAAATTCATTGAAGTATAAAATCTTAGGCCTATCTTCTTGCTTTGTCTTTGCAAGCTGCATATAAGGTTCTATTTCTGATGCCTAGAAATACTATACCCAAATTGGAGCTTTCATCTCCACCCAAATCAAATATCCTTCATTCCAATCACCATACCACATGATGGCCTACTTGTTGTCTCTGAAACAACTGTAGACTTTTCTTCCTCAGTGCATTCCCTTCTTTTGGGATCGATTTCGCCTCATGCAGGGAACTGTATCTCGGTATTGtaccttttttttccttttcaaaaataGTTGTGGAAGTTCCTTTCAGACATATTAGTGGATTAGCATGGATATGTGATATAGAAAATAAATAGTGGAAGTATGCTGAAAAAGAATGGTTGTATCAAAACTGAAGGATTATAAGATCATGGTTATTGTGTCAATATTTTTTGTCCCTTTTTGCAGATATGGTATGATTGATACAAGAGATTGTGATGGTTATGTTAGTAGATTATCAATTGTTTTCATTGTATACGTTGTCATCTAATGTAGTGGACTGCGTTTGGTTTCTTTGTGCTGCTATCCATGATTAATTAATATGGTTTCCCAT is a window of Lotus japonicus ecotype B-129 chromosome 5, LjGifu_v1.2 DNA encoding:
- the LOC130719858 gene encoding flavonol 3-O-glucosyltransferase UGT89B1-like → MPESSPQTHLLAYPFPSSGHIIPLIDLTNTLISRGINVTVLLTPSNQTLLPTNHSPLLQTLILPEPHFPNPNQKRLYTITTFMRQHHYPIILNWAHTASPPPTAIISDFFLAWTHHLAADLHILRLIFSPSGAYSLCISLSLWRDLPQNDNAEDQNHVVSFSNLPNSPVQPWWQISTLFRDKRGEPEWETHRENMNLNLEAWGVVFNSFVELEQGYIDHVKKELGHERVWVVGPLLLASDTTESEAQVCGGSSTVPCGDLTGWLDSRVDGSVVYVYFGSRTFLTTSQMEVLTRALELSGVHFVLSVREQGTVPCGFADRVREWERGLVIEGWAPQVLVLSHRVVGAFLTHCGWNSVLEGLASGVVMLTWPMGADQFTNAKLLVDEMGVAVRAAEGTVEVPDAKEFAKRIAGALGRTEVRVRTKELREVVVGAIKKGGSSYNQLDGFVKELNELKNE